From the Lathyrus oleraceus cultivar Zhongwan6 chromosome 3, CAAS_Psat_ZW6_1.0, whole genome shotgun sequence genome, the window GGAATCTTGGTGCAGGAACTTTATTTGGAGCGCGAACATACACAAACGGAAGTTGGTGACTGTTGCGTGGAAGCATTGCTCCAAGGACGTGAAGGAGGGGGGGGAGGCTTTGGAATTAAGTCTCTAAGAGTTTTTAATGATGCATCAGATTTGAAGCAGTGTTGGAGTGTGCTTAATAGTCGGGAAGATTGGGGCAATCTTCTTAGAGCAAGATTATTGATGGTAATTAATCTGCAATCTTTGTTTTCAGCATTCTGAAACATTAAATCATTTATCCTTTGAATGCTCTTTTGCAAAGAATATCTGGGGTTGGTTGGGGACATGTTAGATCATGGGTTAGTTTCCAGTTTGGAGGATTGTATGCAGATTATTGATGGTAATTATTCTGCTCAGAGTCGTGTCGTGCATATTGCTGATGTAAAATGAGAAAGTGAGAAAGATAAAACAATACTAAAAaaacaataattaaaaaatatataaaatattaaaaCCTATGGTGAGGTTGGGTTGGGTTAATCTAAATCTAAACTCTCAATTCTCAGCACCAACCAAACAAAAAAGATAGGATTATAGAAAAACAAACTCAagtgtttgtgtttgtgttttgtgTGTAGTTGttgaaaatcaacaaaacaaataaaacaatGGCATCCTTATCCCTCTCATCTCCTCCATCTCTATCCTCTTCATTCCACAATGCCTCCACGCGCCTTAACCTACGCACACCCACCTCCCTTAAACTTCGCACCCATTACTCTCCTCTCTCCGTCAAAGCCATAACCCTAACCCAAGACGATCTCAAAAAACTCGCCGCCGATAAAGCCGTCGAGTATGTCAAAAGCGGCATGGTCCTCGGTCTCGGAACCGGCTCCACCGCCGCCTTCGTCGTCTCCAAACTCGGCGACCTTCTCAAATCCGGCGAACTCACCAACATCATCGGTGTTCCAACCTCCAAACGCACGGAAGAACAAGCACGGTCTCTCGGTATTCCTCTCTCCGTCCTCGACGATAATCCTCGCCTTGATCTCGCTATCGACGGCGCAGACGAAGTCGATCCTTATCTCAACCTCGTCAAAGGCCGCGGCGGAGCTCTTCTCAGAGAAAAACTGGTGGAGGCGGCTTCCGATAAGTTTGTGGTCGTCGTCGACGATACGAAACTCGTCTCCGGTTTAGGTGGAAGCGGTTTGGCTATGCCGGTGGAGGTTGTTCAGTTTTGTTGGAAATACAATTTGATTAGGCTTCAGAATTTGTTCAAAGAAGAAGGTGTTGATGCGAAACTGAGAGTGGATGAGAGTGGAAAACCCTATGTTACTGATAATACTAATTACATTGTTGATTTGTATTTTAAGACTCCGATTAGGGACGCGAACGCCGCCGGGACGGAGATTTCGGCGCTTGAAGGTGTGGTGGAGCATGGGTTGTTCTTGAACATGGCTACCTCCGTCATCATTGCCGGAAAAACTGGTGTTGAAGTTAAAGACAAgtgattttgattttattgattgCATCTGAAATTATATTTTGAGTTTTATTTTTGTGAAAGAAAtaatagaaaaaagaaaaattgaaGTGGAGAGAAGCAAATAACTTTTTATGCTGTTACTGATGCGTAAGTGTCTTAGTACTTCCTCCATTCAAAATTCACTGATATGCAGAACATATTTTCtcaaaataaaattttcaatATAATGTTCATTATTTTTTTATTGTATCCTCTAATTATTTTTTAATCGTATATGCTTTTGTCTTCTTCTGGCTATTATTTAATTCACACAATTTTTTAATCTATGTAAATAATCAATTAAATCCAAAACACATCAGCAATATATCATTTGATTTGATATCAGAAATTAGTATTGGGTGTGCATACATACATTAAGATTATTTGTATAACCAAATTCTTTTTGGGTGATTCTCCCCGTTTCGAATTATGGAGCGGTTATAACTAGGGTATTTTTAAAACCAAATCAATctaataaaatttaaaattaaattaaaattgtatttattaaattaaatttaattCGGATGTGTTTGaattaatattaaattaaattgaTATTTTGAAGACCGAACTAAATCAAATTAAATCGTATGTTAAAACTCAAATTTCATTTATCCCATATCAAATCCAAAACGCAAACCTATTATGTCATAATCTTACGAGTACGATTTTCTCTTACTAATATTTAGAGTTTCAGTTTCAACCTTCTCAAATCTCTCCTAGTAATATTGCacattcttttcattttctttgtCATTTACAACTCGTCTCTTCTACTCTAATCTCttctctcttattttatgttaTTGTTTTCTCTTTCAATTACGTTTTTATCGCACTTTTCTTCTCTAATCTCGCATATTTtatgttatttctttttcttcttctctaaTCTCTCCTCTTATCGgttttttatattttattataatgtctttgatattattttatgttaatattttatgttttttatttcaTATTTGTCTAGTCTgattttttgtatattgaatgagaggattttgtctaaatatgatgagttttgattttatttgataatGTATAAATAACTAAACACAAAGTTAcgttctctataggtgtatgtatcACTCAATAAAAATCTTGTAAAAAATCAAACCAACTCAAACCTCATTAATTTGGTTTAGTGTGGTTTTATATTTAAAAGGCAATCGAACCAAAGCAAACTACATACTTTTCTCTTACAGGTCGAATGATTTTTATAGTCAAGATCTCTCAAACTGTAACACAAACACCCCTAATTATAACAACTTGCTAATTTTCAGGTGTAAGATGTAGGAAACTATTGAATGGACCTTAGATCTAGTTGTGACTCAAGCACTCGCCTCTATGTTGTAGTGCATGGTCTTTTATCGTATTTATCTTTTTGTGTTGTCTGCATCTCAACTTGAATGGAAAGCTAAGAGGTGACGTTAATGTCATCGAGAATTCAATGTATCCCGTGTTACATGTCTTCTCGTAAATTCTATCATAATGATCAAGTCTCCACAACTTTTCAACCCACATTGGTACTCTTATTCATCATCTTGACGCCGTTGACTTTCGATATAAGTAACTCGGTCTTATTCTAAAATCAAAGGctcatgataccatttgttgAGGGAGTTttttttcactagggagcattaaacattgtgagacttctttTTCTAGAGGCAATGTCTTTATGAGAGACACACCAtatattcacctaaaaccttaaggtgataggtgggtgggttttctcacttataaatgtctaagtctccacatttccaaccaatgtgagactattatccacactactcacacttgatacattctcaacaatCTCCGCAGACAGAGCCAGAATAAATACATTAAGATGACCACCAGAAAATAATTTCTACTTTTGACTTCTTTGTTAAACAACTATTTAAACCAATCAACAAAAATTACAATTTATTTCATAATAAATCAACCTAAATACTAAATACTCAATACTCATTAAAATTTTGACAAAAATAATCCCTAAATTAAAATTACAAGTCTATAATCAATACTAAAAAATTGTTCCTAAATTGAGGCGCCAtatgcattgggcctcatgaggaggcgtcatTGCCTCTGGCGCATGCATGGCCCTCCAAGAGGCGCCAATGCATCTGGCGCATGAGTGTGTTACTTGTGGAAAAAAATTAATTTTGCAGTCAACAAGAATCAAACACACAACTTTCTCATTAGGAATCAAACACATTACCACTGCACCACAAACTCTTCATGTTAATTTatttcatcatatatttaatataCCGTGTATAATTACAGTAGATTAATAAATTACTAAAACTTAGTTGAAATTTTTTTCACTTAGTTTTAAAATAATGTATAATTACATTAAATTAATTTGTTTCATCTCTATATATTTGTCTTAATTATTTTCACTTAGAACGTTTATAcctattttaaaattttaaattaactaaatatatatttaatttaattttatcattgttttaaaatatataagttaagaatattatttaatatttgcattttaatttctTAAGAGTACAATCGCAATTTTATATTATaacattaaatataaaatatagaTAATATTCATTCAACATATCAAATATGAACGTAGAtagttaaaatattaaataaaacattgctttatttaatattttaactaaTTATGTTTCATCCATTGTTTTATTTAATgtttattttataaaattaaaatattcttttatataatactcttttttattaaaaaattatttttataaaataaaaaatatatattttatttaattttattataatgaattttaaataaacataaatattTTAACTATCTACGTTTATATTTGATATGTCGAATGGATATTAtctatattttatatttaatgttATAATATAAAATTGCGATTGTACTCTTAagaaattaaaatgcaaatattaaataatattcttaacttatatattttaaaacaatgataaaattaaattaaatatatatttagttaatttaaaattttaaaataggtataaaagttctaagtgaaaataattaagacaaatatatagagatgaaacaaattaatctaatgtaattatacattattttaaaactaagtgaaaaaaatttcaactaagctttagtaatttattaatctactgtaattatacacggtatattaaatatatgatgaaacaaattaatATGAAGGGTTTGTGGTGTAGTGGTACTTGTTTGGCTCCTGATGAAAAGGTTGTGTGTTTGATTCTTATTGACTGCAAgattaaattttcttttcacaagCAACACACTCATGCGCCAGACACATTGGAGTCTCTTCATGAAACCTAATACCTAATGCATCTGGCCTCCTCTCTTCATGAAACCTAATACCTAATGCATCTGGCCTCCTCTTTAAAGTTGATTATTTTGGTATTCAGTTACGTGTCTAGTTCATAATAAAACAGTACCTAAATTAAAATTACAATTTCATATTGAGTACTCAAAAGCATCCCCtagattaaaataaaaaatctttGAAATAgttaatatttaattaaaaatccatgtcataataataaaataatccataaattaaaatcaCAAGTTCATATTCAATATTAAAAAAGAAtccatgatttttttttaaaattctcTAAAGTAATCAATATTAAATTACAAATTCATTTTATAATAAAATAGTCCCTAAACTGAAATTACAAATTCATTTTATAATAAAATAGTCCCTAAACTGAAATTACAAATTCATACTCAATATTAAAAAAAAAGTCTTTTAATTGACAAATTATCTCAAAAACAATCCCTAAAATACTCAACACTCATTTACAAATAATAAACTTATCTCTGAATTAAAATTACAAGTCTTAAGAAATAATCCCAAAAACAGTCCCTAAGATACTCCAGACTCACTGATCAATACTCAATTACAAATCCATTTCATAATAAAACAATCCCTAAATTGATTTTACAAGTTCATACTCAATGCTAAAAAACAATCCTAGAAACAGTCTCAAAAGTACTCAATACTCGGTACTTAATTACAAGTCCATCTCATAGAAAAACAGTGAAAAAAGAACCATAGTCATATGCTAGGCAAAATGTGAAAAAAGAACTATATAAGAAAAGCTGATGCAGTGGAAAAACTGAGACGAGAAATAAGAAAAAGTCATCATTGTTCTGCGTGTTGGTGGTTCGCCGTTTGTGTGTGGTGGTGGTGGAAGGTGTAAAATGAAAGCATCAATGGAGAAAtaagaaaataaagagaaaaaaaTTCGGCTGTAATCGAGAGATGAAATTTATGATTCAATGACAAACTTGTAGTTTTTAAATTTAAGTTGGACAATTAAGTAATTTCACATATAtgaaaaaaattattaaaaattgTAGGGAGAAAAACCTTCTTTATTCTTTATCCCGAGTGTGTCATTCATTTATATGAGTGAACTTTTTGATTTTGAGTCTCCGTTTGTCGTTCAATAGATTCGAAATAGAAGTTTTGAATCATCCAATGACCGCTCTTCTCAATTGAACCTTATGAATTAGGCTTACATCAAAGTCTTTCAGTGTTGGTGTGATTATTTCGGAGGAAAGTCCTCTTTATCCCATTTCTTCTATCTTTTCATAGTGTAAGGTAGTTCAGCGAACCATGCACAAGGTCAGGGTTTGATTACATTGGTACATGTTATCCTTTTTTTCGAAGTGATTTTGGGTAGCCTGAAGCATTTCCAAAATTGATTCTTCTTAGTTGCTCCAGTCCACACATaggtgtaagaacaaaaattgttctacaacagattccttgattttgatgataacaaaggatgaaaccaaaaatggcaccctaacgaaaagtttctaagtgtgcaggattctaaagaaagaaggaagaaatctgatgatgtcatcagatacaaaaccagatcagatacaaattatcaaattatcagaagcatctgaagtgaagacacgttcaagaaagtctaactctgagcaaaacagaaaagtatcagaagcatctgaacaagaagtaagctctagaagttctgactctgaacaacgctatctctaagcttcagaagttatcagcgctatctgaagaaactatctgaactcaagagatcaacatcagaagcaagattccaagattctccagatacacaaatactctgagcatggaattgctaatcatgaaagagtaacgtttaagtcaagaaaagatttgcaaatggatttcctaattgagaaagagacgttaatctccaatctcaataaagaaaatactacttgtggtaagtagtcatttcaagaagaaaaagtcatcctgcagaagctatttatgtgatggcgtaacttcatctcaatatccaccagtttcaactactacttcaacgaatatataaataggctgcaaatcaaccttgaactatcagcaagccaacaagccaaaattatactgaaacatcaacactcaagaaaaacactctctaagatcttcacaaagcttttgcttataacgtgaaaactcttgttcttaatactgtaatatttgctttcttagaagcattctagattacataaatctttcatctatttgtttgttgatttcctcaagtgactctgtgtagtctgtatacttgagaggactaagagatttttctcttagacgttgtttgtaatctttcaagattagtggattaagtccttgttgaaggcgaaatcaccttggccgggtggactggagtagctttgtgttataagcgaaccagtataaaatccttgtgtgattttcattttgaaaagcgcttatttttccaaacaattcaaacccccccccccccctttcttgtttttctcaccttcaattggtatcagagctccgactctgttattgattttctaatcaaacacttaaccgtgtagagagatccagtacgagaaaaacaatggcccactcaaatgaaagagattcttacaatgctaagcctcctgtttttgatggagagaaatttgattactggaaagatagaatcgaaagtttctttctgggttatgatgctgacctctgggacattgtcacagatggatatacacctccagtcttggaaaatggagctgaagttcccagaaacaagatgtcagaagatcagaaacgtatcttcaaaaatcatcacaaggccagaacaatacttctaaatgctatatcatacaacgaatatgaaaagatcaccaacagagagacagccaaagatatacttgactctctgaagatgacccatgaaggaaactcccaagtcaaggagacgaaggctctggcgcttatccagaaatatgaagccttcaaaatggaagatgatgaagctatagaggctatgttttccagatttcaaactcttattgcaggtcttaaagtgctagacaaaggatacacaactgcagatcatgttaagaagatagtcagaagtctgccaaagaaatggagacctatggttactgctctgaagctgtcaaaggatctgaacaatatcagccttgaagaacttgttagttctctcagaagtcatgagatagaactagaggaggatgaacctcagaaaaggaacaagtccgtagcgctaaagtccagatctgaaagacggaaacctgacagaaccaaagctctccaggcagaaactgaagatactgacgactctgaacctgaagactctgatgatgaagaagagttgtccctactaaccagaagagttaagcaactctggaaaaagaggaacaacaacttcagaagaccaagacccagaggggatcgatcagagtcaacttcaaaaggtaaagctaacaaagatattacttgttatgaatgtaaagaaacaggtcattacaggaatgaatgccctaagctaaagaaagacaaccctagaaaagaaagcttcaagaaaaacaccttcagaacaaagaaaggactgttggctacctgggatgacagtgaatctggatcatcagaat encodes:
- the LOC127132271 gene encoding probable ribose-5-phosphate isomerase 3, chloroplastic, producing MASLSLSSPPSLSSSFHNASTRLNLRTPTSLKLRTHYSPLSVKAITLTQDDLKKLAADKAVEYVKSGMVLGLGTGSTAAFVVSKLGDLLKSGELTNIIGVPTSKRTEEQARSLGIPLSVLDDNPRLDLAIDGADEVDPYLNLVKGRGGALLREKLVEAASDKFVVVVDDTKLVSGLGGSGLAMPVEVVQFCWKYNLIRLQNLFKEEGVDAKLRVDESGKPYVTDNTNYIVDLYFKTPIRDANAAGTEISALEGVVEHGLFLNMATSVIIAGKTGVEVKDK